From Triticum aestivum cultivar Chinese Spring chromosome 4A, IWGSC CS RefSeq v2.1, whole genome shotgun sequence, a single genomic window includes:
- the LOC123082079 gene encoding probable calcium-binding protein CML25/26, protein MVAMVVPSVFAAFDKDGDGKVSASDLRCGMAATLGEDVSEEEAAVILAAVDADGDGLLSQEEFSRLAAGAHEEDDVDVRQCCLREAFGMYASSSTEATTTMMITPASLRRTLSRLGSHELGVDECTAMICRFDLDGDGALSFDEFQVMMMA, encoded by the coding sequence ATGGTGGCCATGGTGGTGCCGTCGGTGTTCGCCGCCTTCGACAAGGACGGCGATGGCAAGGTGTCCGCGTCCGACCTGCGGTGCGGCATGGCGGCGACCCTGGGCGAGGACGtatcggaggaggaggcggcagtgaTCCTGGCCGCGGTGGACGCCGACGGCGACGGGCTGCTGAGCCAAGAAGAGTTCTCGAGGCTAGCCGCCGGTGCCCACGAAGAGGACGACGTTGACGTGAGGCAATGCTGTCTGAGGGAGGCGTTCGGGATGTACGCATCATCATCCACGGAAgccacgacgacgatgatgattaCGCCGGCGAGCCTGAGGCGGACGCTGAGCAGGCTGGGCTCTCACGAACTGGGCGTGGACGAGTGCACGGCAATGATCTGCAGATTTGACCTCGACGGCGACGGTGCCCTCTCGTTCGATGAGTTCCAAGTCATGATGATGGCCTGA